The following coding sequences are from one Rhipicephalus microplus isolate Deutch F79 chromosome 3, USDA_Rmic, whole genome shotgun sequence window:
- the DNAlig4 gene encoding DNA ligase 4 yields MNTSTCPTTVAQKVPFGDLCKLCDKISGKQDKVEKRKLLERFITYWREFHDKLHATNGVQAATDDSFFPAMRLLLPHLDRDRPAYGIKEATLAKLYIDVLALGKESPDAQKLLRYRTPHVAKAEAGDFASVAYLVLRNRCPTKGSLTVAEVNELLDEVSDAHAHGGAEGSRRTRDALCTLLRRTSAAEQKWLVRMILKEMKMGMSEGSILSCYHPDAQDVFDNSSSLLKVCRELKDPKARQHVVQVSLFHAVRPMLAERAEPRSVERLLNHEPFFAETKFDGERLQVHKNGSEFRYFTRRSHDYSSGFGATADEGSLTQYIVKSFQIHVKSCILDGEVIGYDPRSNHFVSKGSHVDVKSLTENSSLQPCFVAFDILLLNGQVVTNKPLQERVVLLDQALVEVPGRILISKRQNGSTRDDAIRLLNQAIEDQEEGIVLKGLSSVYKPNARKAGWLKLKPEYVDNLVSDLDMLILGGYFGEGRRSGVVSHFLLGVASGDLDDDGMPHTFWSVAKVGSGYSSQELDDLLAKLTSKWKVYNPKNPPEKLVLAPGHKEKPDLYLEPSDSVVLQIKASELVRSSQFRTGITLRFPRVAAIRHDKPWQDVLSYSELCELEKAAGGKLATATLGHDEDDGGSPAKKRRIGATVKASLGTHFQPADLSSAVKKHAVLQGKEICILTDCEDLTKQELEFRVAELGGSVVQNPSKETFCVVAEKLNFRARSYVKSKKWDVVKADKFVALLDSAELRPWEPADLWCANIETENRLKDLFDEYGDSYTVPVTPSSLREIFATIPKEACDQVDGLEQFIFEFEQKNFASQPLWGLFRNCTFRLREESELNRFIIRLHGGKVRDTFGNREAGSSDSEINYLDALEEVMEVDSEWIDECIQAGELPLF; encoded by the exons ATGAATACGTCAACATGTCCAACTACTGTCGCCCAGAAAGTTCCTTTCGGTGACCTCTGCAAACTCTGCGACAAGATATCCGGAAAGCAGGACAAGGTCGAGAAGCGGAAACTGCTGGAGAGGTTCATCACGTACTGGCGCGAGTTTCACGACAAACTTCACGCCACGAACGGGGTTCAAGCAGCGACCGATGATTCCTTCTTCCCCGCAATGCGACTTCTCTTACCGCACTTAGATCGAGACCGACCGGCCTATGGAATCAAAGAAGCCACCCTGGCAAAACTTTACATCGATGTACTCGCACTTGGCAAGGAGAGTCCCGACGCTCAAAAGTTGCTGCGCTACAGAACGCCGCATGTAGCCAAAGCGGAGGCCGGAGATTTCGCGAGCGTCGCGTATCTAGTGCTGCGAAACCGCTGCCCCACGAAAGGGTCGCTAACCGTTGCCGAAGTCAATGAGCTATTGGACGAAGTGTCTGATGCGCATGCGCACGGAGGCGCAGAAGGCAGTCGGCGCACGAGAGATGCGCTGTGCACGCTGCTGCGCCGCACTTCCGCTGCAGAACAGAAGTGGCTGGTGAGAATGATTCTAAAGGAAATGAAAATGGGAATGAGTGAAGGGAGCATCCTGTCCTGCTATCATCCTGATGCACAGGATGTTTTCGACAATAGCAGCAGCCTTTTGAAAGTCTGTCGAGAACTGAAAGACCCGAAAGCACGCCAGCATGTCGTTCAGGTGTCGCTATTCCACGCCGTGCGACCAATGTTGGCAGAGCGGGCAGAGCCTCGCTCTGTGGAGCGCCTTTTGAATCATGAACCGTTCTTTGCTGAAACCAAGTTTGATGGTGAGCGACTGCAGGTGCACAAGAATGGCTCAGAGTTCAG ATACTTCACACGACGCAGTCACGACTACAGTTCTGGATTTGGAGCCACTGCTGATGAAGGATCTTTGACACAGTACATAGTGAAGTCTTTCCAAATCCATGTGAAAAGTTGTATCTTAGATGGAGAGGTAATAGGATATGACCCCAGGAGCAATCATTTTGTTTCTAAAGGTTCGCATGTAGATGTAAAAAGTTTAACTGAAAATTCATCATTACAGCCTTGCTTTGTGGCCTTTGACATACTCCTCTTGAATGGACAGGTAGTCACCAACAAGCCTCTTCAAGAGAGAGTTGTACTTCTCGATCAAGCTTTAGTAGAAGTTCCCGGCAGAATACTGATCTCCAAAAGGCAAAATGGTTCAACACGAGACGATGCCATTCGCCTTCTAAACCAAGCAATCGAGGACCAAGAAGAAGGCATCGTCTTAAAGGGGCTTTCTTCAGTCTACAAGCCTAACGCAAGAAAAGCTGGCTGGCTGAAACTCAAGCCAGAATATGTGGACAATTTGGTTTCAGATCTGGACATGCTCATTCTCGGTGGTTATTTTGGAGAAGGACGCCGCAGTGGTGTTGTGTCGCACTTTCTCTTGGGAGTTGCCAGTGGGGATCTGGACGATGATGGTATGCCGCATACTTTCTGGTCGGTCGCAAAAGTGGGCTCGGGATACAGCTCGCAAGAACTGGATGACCTACTTGCCAAACTGACATCAAAATGGAAAGTCTATAACCCCAAAAATCCTCCAGAAAAATTGGTACTTGCCCCAGGTCACAAAGAAAAGCCAGACTTGTACCTAGAACCTTCGGATTCTGTGGTACTTCAGATCAAAGCCTCGGAACTTGTTCGCAGTAGCCAGTTCAGGACAGGCATAACACTGCGATTTCCTCGTGTTGCTGCCATACGCCATGATAAGCCTTGGCAGGATGTGCTGTCATATTCTGAGCTTTGTGAACTAGAGAAGGCAGCTGGTGGCAAATTGGCCACTGCTACGCTCGGGCATGATGAAGATGACGGTGGATCACCAGCAAAAAAGAGGCGCATTGGAGCCACTGTAAAGGCGTCTTTAGGTACACACTTCCAGCCAGCCGATTTGTCTAGTGCTGTGAAGAAGCACGCTGTCCTTCAGGGAAAGGAGATATGCATCTTGACTGACTGCGAAGATCTCACGAAGCAGGAGTTAGAATTCAGGGTCGCTGAATTAGGAGGTTCTGTTGTCCAAAATCCTAGCAAGGAAACATTTTGTGTTGTTGCAGAGAAGCTAAACTTTAGAGCACGTAGTTACGTCAAGTCGAAAAAATGGGATGTCGTTAAAGCAGACAAGTTTGTCGCTCTTCTCGACTCTGCCGAGCTTCGACCTTGGGAGCCAGCGGACCTGTGGTGTGCAAACATCGAAACGGAAAACCGACTAAAGGACTTGTTTGATGAATATGGCGACAGCTACACAGTTCCTGTGACACCAAGTTCATTGCGTGAGATCTTTGCAACCATTCCCAAAGAGGCATGTGATCAAGTTGATGGCTTAGAGCAGTTCATTTTTGAGTTTGAGCAAAAGAATTTCGCCTCTCAACCACTGTGGGGCTTATTCAGAAACTGCACATTTAGGCTAAGAGAGGAAAGTGAACTAAATCGGTTTATCATTAGATTGCATGGTGGTAAAGTTAGGGACACTTTCGGAAATAGGGAGGCTGGTAGTTCAGACTCTGAAATAAATTATTTGGATGCTTTGGAAGAAGTGATGGAGGTAGACAGCGAATGGATAGATGAATGCATTCAAGCAGGTGAATTGCCTCTCTTTTAG